A window from Candidatus Wallbacteria bacterium encodes these proteins:
- the trxB gene encoding thioredoxin-disulfide reductase, which yields MELLDLIIIGGGPAGLTAGLYASRSRLSTLIIEKTAPGGMILLSSEIENYPGTGKTGTYALMQIMENQCREFGCSIKIAEALEIRKTGHFFTVRTSEGEFSASSLILATGTRYKKLEVPGEREFTGRGVSYCATCDGPFFRNQDVAVVGGGNSACEEALHLTKFAKKVYLIHRRLEFRATSIVKERLKQNSKIVPVLNSVVQEIRGKTGVENILLRNTESGAISELPVTGTFIFVGLIPNSEIFKNLVELEEGFVKTRELQTDVPGIFAAGDLRVTPLRQVITACADGASAAFLAEKYLSNLRTS from the coding sequence ATGGAATTACTGGATCTGATCATCATCGGAGGAGGACCTGCAGGTCTGACTGCAGGACTTTATGCTTCCCGTTCCCGCCTGTCCACCCTGATCATCGAGAAAACCGCGCCAGGTGGAATGATCCTGTTGAGCTCGGAAATCGAAAATTACCCGGGAACAGGCAAAACAGGCACATACGCCCTGATGCAGATCATGGAGAATCAATGCCGGGAATTCGGCTGCAGTATCAAAATCGCGGAAGCCCTTGAAATCCGGAAAACAGGACATTTTTTTACAGTGAGAACGAGCGAAGGGGAATTTTCCGCAAGTTCACTGATACTCGCTACAGGAACCCGCTACAAAAAACTGGAGGTGCCCGGCGAGCGTGAATTCACCGGCAGGGGAGTTTCTTACTGTGCAACCTGCGACGGACCCTTTTTCCGTAATCAGGATGTAGCTGTAGTCGGCGGCGGAAACAGTGCCTGCGAGGAAGCCCTGCATCTGACTAAATTCGCAAAAAAAGTCTATCTGATCCACCGCAGATTGGAATTCCGCGCCACCAGTATAGTAAAGGAACGGCTCAAGCAAAATTCCAAGATAGTACCTGTCCTGAACTCTGTTGTGCAAGAAATTCGAGGCAAAACAGGAGTGGAAAATATACTGCTGAGAAATACTGAAAGCGGGGCTATATCGGAGCTTCCAGTCACAGGAACCTTTATTTTCGTCGGCCTGATCCCGAATTCGGAAATATTCAAGAATCTGGTGGAACTGGAGGAAGGTTTCGTGAAAACCAGAGAGCTGCAAACCGACGTACCTGGAATTTTTGCAGCAGGGGACCTGCGGGTAACTCCGCTGCGACAGGTTATCACGGCTTGCGCAGACGGTGCCTCAGCTGCGTTTCTAGCTGAGAAATACCTTTCGAATCTTAGAACTTCTTAA
- the trxA gene encoding thioredoxin translates to MATFFTDKDFEAEVLKHKGVVLVDFFAEWCGPCKMLAPMIDEIAKEYQDKIKVGKMDVDKSAETAGKYGIRSIPTLILFKDGVVMETQVGALPKKDLTSLISRYL, encoded by the coding sequence ATGGCCACTTTTTTTACTGACAAGGATTTTGAAGCAGAAGTGCTGAAACACAAGGGTGTCGTACTGGTGGACTTTTTCGCCGAATGGTGCGGCCCCTGCAAGATGCTGGCACCCATGATCGATGAAATCGCCAAAGAATATCAGGATAAAATCAAAGTCGGCAAGATGGATGTCGATAAATCCGCCGAAACAGCCGGTAAATACGGGATCCGCAGCATACCAACTCTGATCCTGTTCAAGGATGGCGTTGTGATGGAAACCCAGGTCGGCGCTCTACCCAAAAAAGACCTTACCAGTCTGATCAGCAGATACCTCTGA